The DNA sequence GATATTTTTAGTCATACGGGTATAGATAACACTACTTCGCAACAACGTATGGCAAGGGCAGGATATGAATTTATTGCCCCTTGGGGGAGTGGAGAAAATATTGCATGGAAAGGTACAACGGGAGATTTAGATTTTAATGAGTTTGTAATTGATAACTATACCAACCTTTTTGTGGATGAAAATTATCCCAATCGAGGTCATCGTGTCAGTTTAATGAGAGATGAGTTTCAAGAAGTGGGGATTGCTTCTTTAGAAGGCATTTTTTCTCTTAATGGTAGAGATTATAATGCGGTGATGACTACTCAAAATTTTGCCTACAGTAAGAAGGATGGTGCTTTTTTAACGGGGGTAATTTACACCGAAGAGGTAATTGACGACAATTTTTATAGTCTTGGGGAGGGTATTGCTAATGTTCGTATTCTTGCAGAAAATATAGATACAGGCGATCGCATCGAGACTGTTAATTTTTCCACGGGAGGTTATTCTTTATTTTTACCTTCTGGCACTTATGACATCAGTTTTATTGGGAACTTAGATCAAGATCTGGCCGATGATATTGTTAAAAGTAAAGTAACCATTAGTGATGTAAATATTAAACTCGATTTAGCCACAGATGATCCCAATTTAGCCACAGGAATTCTTACTTCTCCCACCGAAAATAATGAAACGGAAAATCCCATAGAGGAAAACAACATCGGTAATGAAGGCGAAACGAATCAAACCACAGATGATTTATCTATATTAATGGATATACCTATATATCGTCTGCAAAACCTCGATCGCCCCGGAACTTACTTATATGCTGGAGAGGAAGAGGTAAGAAATATAGGGCGTAATTATCCTCAATTTCAATTAGAAGGGTTAGCTTTTAATGTAAGTGAAACCGCCGATGAAGACTTACTAACTATTTATCGCTTTCGTAATCAAAACATTGCAGGGACATATCTATTTGTAGGAGAGCAAGAGAAAAATAATATATTAGACAACTATCCTAATTTTATTCTCGAAGGCACTGCTTTTCATGTTATTCCCCCAAGCAGTAATCAAGGTAATTCCATTTATCGTTTTCAAAACTCCGAACTTTTAGGTACTTACTTATTTGTGGGTGAAACCGAGAAAAATGCCATATTGCAAGATTACCCTAATTTTATCCTAGAAGGAACAGCTTTTAATGTTATTTAAAACAATCAAAAAATATGAATAAATATCTTTTTCATCTAGCTATACCAATCAATGATATTAACACTGCCAAAAAATTTTATGGTGATATTTTAGGTTGTGATATTGGCAGAGAAAATCAACACGCTGTTATTTTCAATTTTTATGGACATCAATTAGTAGGACATACCACCAAAGAAACTTTAGTACCGCCCCCTAGTATTTATCCCCGTCACTTTGGTATTATTTTTATGGAAGAATCCCATTGGAATGATTTACTACATAGATGTCAAGAAAAAGATTTACAATTATATCAACAACCAAAACTCAGATTTAAAGGTGAAATTACAGAACATAAAACCTTTTTTTTACAAGATCCATTTTATAATATTTTGGAAATGAAATTTTATCGTCATTATGAGGCTATTTTTGGAGCAAATGATTTTCTAACGATAGGCGATCGATAATATATAGCAATTCTCATTTTTTGGAATAATACCACGTTTTCCCCTAATAATTTCATTGATTCTTTGCACTGGAATATTCAAATGACTGGCTAAAGCTACTTGAGTAATATTCATAGGTTCAAGAAATTCCTCTAACAAAATTAGACCTAGATGAGTGGGAATGCGATTAGATTAGTGGGCATCATAATTTATTGATAATTTTAATGAGTAATTAATCGTGATAGTCAATTATTTGGATTTGGCTAACATTACCATTCTGCGAATACATTATTTTTGATAAACATTTATTGTTATTTATATCTATTTAACTTTTGCATTTCCTCAGCAACATTTATAGATATTTGTATCGCTTGACTCAATGTTTTTCCATACTTATTATATTCTTCTTGTATATTAAATAATGATGTTTCAATGTTGTTAATTTCAAACTCATTAAAGCTAAAATTCGGATTCTCACGAAAGTTTCTTTCAATGTTTAAAGCTAAAATTAAATCTGCCCTGAGAGTTTTTAAAGTTGAGTAAACTTTATCTTTATCTTCCAATTTATTAGAACCTCCTGATTCTTCAGATATATTGATAACATTAATAGTGTCAACTAAAGTATTAAAATTTTGTACTTGAATATAGAGTTTATAAAAGTTTTGATATTTAGAGACTATCTTTGTAGTAGTTTTTAAATTATTCAAAAAACTTTTACTACCATAAATAAGTGGAAAAACAAACCATAATAAAATATAGCTGACGATAACAACAAGTGGATGTATCTGAAGACAAATAAACAATAAAGTTATCAACGATAATGGAAAAATAACTTTTATGATTAATTTTTTTTTTTCAAAATGTTTTACAGTTTTATTGGATATTACTTTGAGCGGAGATAATCTTTCTCTGATTAGATAAATATGTTCTGTTTCTATTCCAGATGAATCAGATAATTCCTCCGGAGAAATCCACAAATTATTTACTCTATACTTCATGTTAACATTCACTAAGTTTAAACTTGAAAAAATTAGTCATAACATAAATATAATGGCTCAAAGAAATCGATAAATTTTAAATATCAATAGTTTTTAGAAAATTGATATTATTTCTTAACCATTCATTGACTAATATTGAAAAAATATTCACATTCTTTTTATCTGCTAAATTAGTGATAAATTATTTCGCATTGGAATCTAAATAAATGGGCAAATTAAACTTACTATTAGGGTGATAAAACTTACCTTGCTCTGCATGGTAAAAATCGTATTCTTGTTTCATAAAATTCATTTTTGATATTTTTATATGCCCTGATTTATTGCCTTTTAATATTTAACTTATAAGAGCTTCTTTTCTTTCTTGTGGTTTATTTACCGCTAAATCATAATTAGTCTGTAAATTCATCCAAGTCACTACTCATATTTATGATGGAGTCAGGAGTTTTCCCCTAGATGTTGAATTATATGAAAAAGCGGAAAATTTCCCAGAAGGAAAAGACGACCCACAATTTCAAAAAAACCTGAAATTGCCTTTAATCTAATTGAAAAATGTTTAAACCGAGATTATTGTCCTGAAATAATTTTAATGGATGGTGGTTATGGCAACAATACTAATTTATTGGAAAAATTAGATGGTTAGGTTTATCAGAATACCAAGTGAGAAATAAAAGAAGTGTAATGAGACATTTGATATTGGTATTTTGTGCTTATACTTTTATTCAATGGCATCGTTTGACAGGAGGGTTAAGGAGACAATGGGGGAATAAACCCTTAAAGACTTTTGCAGAAGGTTTAGAGGCGTTTCGGACAGCAGTGTCTTTTCGCTTTTTTCAATGGTTAAAAGATAACGTGGAAGTATTTAGCTTATACAAAGCAAGTTTAGGGTTTATTTGGGCTTAATTTTTGTCTAAGTAACGTTAGGGTGTTGGGCTTCGGGGTTCGGAGTTCAGAGTTATTAATTATCAACTATTTACCTTTGCCTCTTGCCCTTCGCCTATCACTCTTTTAACTTTTCCTAATTGAAAACTGCTTCTCGAAAACGAATCTCATCTCGTTGAGGATCACAAAATGAGACCTCTAACTGTAGTTGTTCTCCTAATTTTACATTGCGATCGAATCTATGGGCAAATTCTAATCCTAATTCTTCTAACAAAATTAAGGCTAGTCCGTCATCTTCTCTTAACCAACGTAATACTAAGCCATGCCAGACTTCTCCACTATGTTGTAAAAAGTATTGTAAACTCCAATAGCGGTTAGTTTGTCTCTCCACAAAAGAAGCCTCAGAGGAAGTGGAAACCACCTCATAAATTATCTGTTGCATTTTATCTCTTTCAAAGGGTAATTCTTCTCCTCGCAAGTGAGCTTTGATTTGGAAATGGGAGAGCAAGTCGGTATATCGGCGGATGGGGGATGTTACTTGAGTATAGGTTTCTAAGCCTAAACTAGCATGACGAGAAGGGGTTAAACCCGTTTCACTCTTGGGCATACAACGCCGTAAAGCACAGGATCTCACGGGTCCGGGAGGAAGTAAAATTAGCTCTTCTTCTGGGGGTAATTCTGGTTGAGGTTGTCCCCTAAATGGCACGGGAATATTATGCTCTTGACAATATTTTCCTGCCACTTCTCCTGCTAAAATCATCATCTCAGCTACCACAAGGCGCGATCGAGACATTTCTAACAGTTCGATGGAAACTTCTTCTTCGTTTTTCACTTTGATAATGGCTTCTGGCATGGAAATCATTACAGAACCGTTATTCTTGCGCCATTGTTCCCTTTTCTTGGCTTCTTGGGCAATACGGATGATTTCTTCTTCTCCCTGAATATTAAGGGTTAACATCTCATCGACATCGTGGTAAGTAAGGCGATAAGTAGGTTTGACTAGGGTAGAATGAATTTCGTACTCCTTAACCGCCCCCTCTTCGTCTAAAACCACTCCAAAACTTAATGCAGGGCAAATTTGACCTTGTACTAAGCTCATAGGGCCTGTAGCTAATTCTGAGGGGAACATTGGCACCATGCCTGTGGGCAAATATAAACTTGTGCTACGTCTTCTTGCTTCTAAGTCTAAGGGATCATCGGGATTAATTAAACGGGTGGGATCAGCTATATGTATCCAAAGACGGGCTAAACCGTTATCTAAAAACTCTAAACTGATACCGTCGTCAATTTCGGTGGTGCTTTCATCATCAATGGTGTAAATTTTATGATGGGTTAAGTCAAGGCGTTGACTATCTTTATCGATAAATTCTTTAGTGAAGATGCGATCGAGGATTGAATGGGCCACTTCATATACCTGTTGAGGGAAATCATTGGGGTAAGAACTACGACGTAAAAAGATATTTTCGTGTTTACTCCATAGTTGCAAGTCTATCAGTAATTGTAGTGATGATTCAGGAGTTTTCTGTTTACCTAAAGATTCTAATATGTCTAATGCCTGTTTGGGGGGATTTTCAGGTTGTAGGACATATTTTTCGAGAAAATTTAGTCGAGTTAACTCCGAATCTTGCCAATGGACTTTTTCTCCTGACAACGCTTGTTGAATTTTTTGGGCGAATATTTCTTTTTCTAGTTTTTTTTGTATCTCAATTTCAATTTGATGTTTAATTTCTTCTACCTGAGTTTGAGGACGAGGTTCATAAACATCCCCTTTTTTCTTAAAATAAATCTTGTCATCAGATAAAAGTAAATGGGCGGCATAACGGAAAACTGGTGTTTCCTCCTCAAAAATGAGAGTTGCTAATTCAGCCGGAGTAACAGGAGTTGCTTCTTCAATCAATAACTCCCAAGCAATTTCCAAGCTAGAAGCATCTAAATGAGGGGTTACTTGTTTAACAAATCGGGGTATATCGGTATATTTAAAGGATTCTCCTTCTACTAAAAAATCTACTTTTTGGGGTCTAACTTTATGGGAATTGCCGTTTTCATCTATGGCTATCCAGTCTTTTTTCCCTTCTGGTTTTTCAATGACACCTAAGCGGCGATCGCCATTTACTTTAAATTCAACTAATGTTCCTTTTTCCACCCGTGAATCCTTGTTACTAAATTGACTGAGTTAGTTATTTTATCGTTACTCTTTTAATAATTTACCATCAATATTTCAATTAGCAATTAACAATTAACAATCAAAGGTAAAGGACAAAGTAAAAAGGGCAAAGATGAATAGTGAATAACTGATGTTACGCAAAAATAGAATACATGATTGGTTTTAGGTGTCAGGTGTCGGGTTAAAGAGTTGACAAGAAATAGATGTGATGTTTATTGATTTTCTTCTTTATTCTTGTACAAGAGTCTATTGAAGCATGGGCGTACAAGGGCGTCAATGAGGGACATTTGAATTGTTTATGTAAAACCTTTGACATTTGGAATCAATGTTTGAGATTCTTAAACCTGTTACCTGCTACCTGAAACCTCCCTATTTCTATTCACTACTCCAAACCTTCCAATATCTAAAACTGTACTAAATGTACTGCACAATGACTGCGATGAATAACATAGCTACTGACACTGCCTAATAATAATTCGCTTACGGTAGAATGTCCTCTCCTACCCATAACAATTAGATTTGCACCCCATTCTTGAGCCTCTTGACAAATAATAGTACCCGGATGCCCATAAATTTGCTTAAATTCCGCCTTTAGCCCTTGATCTTTTGCTTGATTTGTCCAATATTGCAACATTTCGATCGACTCTTGTTTATATTTCTCCCATTGATGCTGTAATTCTTTAATTATTTCCGTGTCGTAAGTAAAAGAATAAGGAGCAAAACTGAGGGGAGTTTCTGTGGTTTCCTGAGACAACACATGAAGGAAATTGAGTTGGGAGTGACAATTTTTCCCTAAATATAAAGCAGTTTCAAATACACTTTGTGCTATGGGGGAGCGATCGAGAGATACCAATATCTTGTCATACATACTTATTTACCTCACTATTAGCCCTATATATCTCTATTGTATTTTTCTTTTTCCCCTATTCCCAGATCTTGTAATGAATCATTACTCTCTGAAATATACCTAAATTTTATGGTTATTTGTAAAATA is a window from the Cyanobacterium sp. Dongsha4 genome containing:
- a CDS encoding CAP domain-containing protein; amino-acid sequence: MEKREPSAIDQLMLELINVARANPQQEADRLLNGQLNEGVSPNSLITLTPKQPLAFNYYLIDSAYNHSSWMLANDIFSHTGIDNTTSQQRMARAGYEFIAPWGSGENIAWKGTTGDLDFNEFVIDNYTNLFVDENYPNRGHRVSLMRDEFQEVGIASLEGIFSLNGRDYNAVMTTQNFAYSKKDGAFLTGVIYTEEVIDDNFYSLGEGIANVRILAENIDTGDRIETVNFSTGGYSLFLPSGTYDISFIGNLDQDLADDIVKSKVTISDVNIKLDLATDDPNLATGILTSPTENNETENPIEENNIGNEGETNQTTDDLSILMDIPIYRLQNLDRPGTYLYAGEEEVRNIGRNYPQFQLEGLAFNVSETADEDLLTIYRFRNQNIAGTYLFVGEQEKNNILDNYPNFILEGTAFHVIPPSSNQGNSIYRFQNSELLGTYLFVGETEKNAILQDYPNFILEGTAFNVI
- a CDS encoding VOC family protein, whose amino-acid sequence is MNKYLFHLAIPINDINTAKKFYGDILGCDIGRENQHAVIFNFYGHQLVGHTTKETLVPPPSIYPRHFGIIFMEESHWNDLLHRCQEKDLQLYQQPKLRFKGEITEHKTFFLQDPFYNILEMKFYRHYEAIFGANDFLTIGDR
- a CDS encoding ribonuclease R family protein, which produces MEKGTLVEFKVNGDRRLGVIEKPEGKKDWIAIDENGNSHKVRPQKVDFLVEGESFKYTDIPRFVKQVTPHLDASSLEIAWELLIEEATPVTPAELATLIFEEETPVFRYAAHLLLSDDKIYFKKKGDVYEPRPQTQVEEIKHQIEIEIQKKLEKEIFAQKIQQALSGEKVHWQDSELTRLNFLEKYVLQPENPPKQALDILESLGKQKTPESSLQLLIDLQLWSKHENIFLRRSSYPNDFPQQVYEVAHSILDRIFTKEFIDKDSQRLDLTHHKIYTIDDESTTEIDDGISLEFLDNGLARLWIHIADPTRLINPDDPLDLEARRRSTSLYLPTGMVPMFPSELATGPMSLVQGQICPALSFGVVLDEEGAVKEYEIHSTLVKPTYRLTYHDVDEMLTLNIQGEEEIIRIAQEAKKREQWRKNNGSVMISMPEAIIKVKNEEEVSIELLEMSRSRLVVAEMMILAGEVAGKYCQEHNIPVPFRGQPQPELPPEEELILLPPGPVRSCALRRCMPKSETGLTPSRHASLGLETYTQVTSPIRRYTDLLSHFQIKAHLRGEELPFERDKMQQIIYEVVSTSSEASFVERQTNRYWSLQYFLQHSGEVWHGLVLRWLREDDGLALILLEELGLEFAHRFDRNVKLGEQLQLEVSFCDPQRDEIRFREAVFN
- a CDS encoding universal stress protein yields the protein MYDKILVSLDRSPIAQSVFETALYLGKNCHSQLNFLHVLSQETTETPLSFAPYSFTYDTEIIKELQHQWEKYKQESIEMLQYWTNQAKDQGLKAEFKQIYGHPGTIICQEAQEWGANLIVMGRRGHSTVSELLLGSVSSYVIHRSHCAVHLVQF